Proteins co-encoded in one Meiothermus sp. genomic window:
- a CDS encoding zinc-binding dehydrogenase, producing the protein MQAVVLEDFGRLSLQELPPPAEGGVLLEVAACGVCGSDLSVYKGSPAMRARWRPPLVLGHEIAAVVREGPPDWVGRAVAVNPLVACGRCDACRRGLSNLCVERTNVGFHYPGGFAQQIRLPLAQLYPLPEGLPLWKGALCEPLAVALRAVELAGPTLGRRALVLGGGAIGTLAAWLLQRGGARVWVAERNPLRRAWLEGLGFLQGVLEAPEGSFEVVLDCVGGTQTVEAAANAVEPGGLVVLVGLEATAAPLPLQRLVLQEIGLKGAYVFTHDDFSRAVGLVAQLPDGLAAVHSFSAYQETFQELLEGRLPQAKAVLVWEG; encoded by the coding sequence ATGCAGGCGGTGGTTTTGGAGGACTTTGGCCGCCTGAGCCTGCAGGAGCTGCCTCCCCCGGCGGAGGGGGGGGTGCTCCTGGAGGTGGCGGCCTGTGGGGTTTGCGGAAGCGACCTGAGCGTCTACAAGGGCAGTCCGGCCATGCGGGCCCGCTGGCGCCCGCCGCTGGTGCTGGGGCACGAGATCGCCGCCGTCGTGCGGGAAGGCCCGCCGGACTGGGTGGGCCGGGCGGTGGCGGTGAACCCTTTGGTGGCCTGCGGGCGCTGCGATGCCTGCCGCCGGGGGCTCTCCAACCTCTGCGTGGAGCGTACCAACGTGGGCTTCCACTACCCGGGGGGCTTCGCCCAGCAGATCCGGCTGCCCCTGGCCCAGCTCTACCCGCTGCCCGAAGGCTTGCCCCTTTGGAAAGGGGCCCTGTGCGAGCCGCTGGCGGTGGCCCTGCGGGCGGTGGAGCTGGCCGGGCCCACGCTGGGGCGGCGGGCTTTGGTGCTGGGTGGGGGGGCCATCGGCACCCTGGCGGCCTGGCTTTTGCAGCGGGGTGGGGCGCGGGTCTGGGTGGCCGAGCGCAACCCTTTGCGGCGGGCCTGGCTGGAGGGCCTGGGCTTCCTACAGGGGGTGCTGGAGGCCCCGGAAGGGAGCTTTGAGGTGGTGCTGGACTGCGTGGGCGGAACGCAGACCGTAGAAGCCGCAGCAAACGCGGTGGAACCGGGCGGGTTGGTGGTGCTGGTGGGCCTTGAGGCCACCGCGGCCCCCCTGCCCTTGCAGCGCCTGGTTCTGCAGGAAATAGGCCTCAAGGGGGCCTATGTCTTCACCCACGACGACTTCTCGCGCGCGGTGGGGTTGGTGGCCCAGCTCCCCGACGGGCTGGCGGCGGTGCATTCGTTTAGCGCCTACCAAGAGACCTTCCAGGAGCTATTGGAAGGACGGCTGCCGCAGGCCAAGGCCGTGCTGGTCTGGGAGGGGTGA
- a CDS encoding tripartite tricarboxylate transporter permease, with protein MSFLSPEALLALILGSLYGAIFGAIPGLTATLAISLAIPVLLFLGPQVALAALIGITATAIFAGDIGSVLVRMPGTPASAAYTEELHEVAQKRSPAFALGLSALPSAIGSLIGLGFLVVGSLGLVALAKQFSSFEYFWLVLLGIISGVLAVPSILKGALAFGLGMLLATIGYDPALGHPRFTFGQPNLLGGIDFIVALIAFFGVSEVLHHLLHKNRSPQAQVEGLGGRGIFRAYFQEAGQFCWKERGSLVRSSVLGTFVGFLPGAGSDIAAWISSNLRRMRGGRPEQVALDGTTANNAAVAGAWIPAMALGLPGDTLTAILLGMFLALGITPGPELFNKHGALVIQIYLAFFLVSVVLMPLGGYLSALIVQNLLRIPMRVLMGAVLGLCVVGAYAVNNNPFDLYLLAALGALGFVLRQGGFPLGLVVLGMVLGPLLEQHFMVSMIKTHWNLLSFFERPLALLLAFLNVAMVVAVLGFRRGWWAALRLPAEERA; from the coding sequence ATGAGCTTCCTGAGCCCAGAAGCCCTGCTGGCCCTCATCCTGGGCTCGCTGTACGGGGCAATTTTTGGGGCCATTCCCGGCCTCACCGCCACCTTAGCCATCAGCCTGGCCATCCCCGTTCTGCTCTTCTTGGGGCCCCAGGTGGCCCTGGCAGCCCTCATCGGCATCACCGCCACGGCCATCTTCGCCGGGGACATCGGTTCGGTGCTGGTGCGGATGCCCGGTACCCCCGCCTCGGCGGCCTACACCGAGGAGTTGCACGAGGTGGCCCAAAAGCGCTCCCCGGCCTTTGCCCTGGGGCTTTCGGCCCTGCCCTCGGCCATCGGCAGCCTGATTGGGCTGGGGTTCTTGGTGGTGGGCTCGCTGGGGCTGGTGGCCCTGGCCAAGCAGTTTTCCTCCTTTGAGTACTTCTGGCTGGTGCTCTTAGGCATCATCAGCGGCGTCCTGGCGGTGCCCTCCATCCTCAAGGGGGCACTGGCCTTTGGCCTGGGGATGCTCCTGGCCACCATCGGCTACGACCCCGCCTTAGGCCACCCCCGCTTTACCTTCGGCCAGCCCAACCTACTAGGGGGCATCGACTTCATCGTAGCCCTGATTGCCTTCTTCGGGGTGAGCGAGGTGCTGCACCACCTGCTGCACAAAAACCGCTCGCCTCAGGCCCAGGTCGAGGGGCTGGGGGGCCGGGGCATCTTTCGGGCGTACTTTCAGGAAGCCGGCCAGTTCTGCTGGAAGGAACGCGGCTCGCTGGTGCGCTCCTCGGTGCTGGGCACCTTTGTGGGCTTTTTGCCGGGGGCCGGCTCGGACATCGCGGCCTGGATTTCCAGTAACCTGCGTCGTATGCGAGGGGGGCGCCCAGAGCAGGTGGCCCTGGATGGAACTACCGCCAACAACGCCGCGGTGGCCGGGGCCTGGATTCCGGCCATGGCCCTGGGGCTGCCCGGCGATACCCTTACGGCCATCCTGCTGGGGATGTTCCTGGCCTTGGGCATTACCCCGGGCCCCGAGCTTTTCAACAAGCACGGGGCTTTGGTAATCCAAATCTACCTGGCCTTCTTCCTGGTGAGCGTGGTACTGATGCCGCTGGGCGGCTACCTGAGCGCCCTGATCGTGCAGAACCTGCTTCGTATTCCCATGCGGGTGCTGATGGGGGCGGTGCTGGGGCTGTGCGTGGTGGGGGCCTATGCCGTCAACAACAACCCCTTCGACCTTTACCTGCTGGCGGCGCTGGGGGCTTTGGGCTTCGTGCTGCGCCAGGGGGGCTTTCCTTTGGGTCTGGTGGTGCTGGGGATGGTGCTGGGGCCTTTGCTCGAGCAGCACTTTATGGTGAGCATGATCAAGACCCACTGGAACCTCTTGAGCTTCTTTGAGCGGCCTTTGGCCCTACTCCTGGCCTTTTTGAACGTGGCCATGGTGGTGGCGGTGCTGGGCTTCCGGCGGGGCTGGTGGGCGGCGCTGCGCCTGCCGGCGGAGGAGCGTGCTTGA
- a CDS encoding tripartite tricarboxylate transporter TctB family protein, producing MDAMRVWERVAALLAVALGALALLLSRGLPQMEGGYPGPALFPSILGVVLLLSGLGLWWQGRRARARLQGGEGLVLLALLGLALAPWLLGRLGLSPTAGFYAAAGALLLGVRPGVALLTGGAVALLVYLFFQRFLGVQG from the coding sequence ATGGACGCGATGCGGGTCTGGGAACGGGTAGCGGCCCTCTTAGCGGTGGCCCTGGGCGCGTTGGCCCTCCTCTTGAGCCGGGGCCTGCCCCAGATGGAGGGGGGTTACCCCGGCCCGGCCCTCTTCCCGAGTATCCTGGGGGTGGTGCTCCTCCTCAGCGGGCTCGGGCTATGGTGGCAGGGCCGCCGGGCAAGGGCCCGGCTCCAGGGGGGTGAGGGCCTGGTGCTGCTGGCCCTTTTGGGCCTGGCCCTGGCTCCCTGGCTCCTGGGGCGGCTCGGACTCTCGCCCACTGCCGGGTTTTACGCCGCAGCAGGGGCGCTCTTGCTGGGGGTGCGCCCCGGGGTGGCCTTGCTCACCGGCGGGGCGGTGGCCCTGTTGGTCTACCTATTCTTCCAGCGCTTCTTGGGGGTGCAAGGATGA
- a CDS encoding tripartite tricarboxylate transporter substrate binding protein, with product MKRWWMFAMVLLLISGLGLAQRYPTRPVSLIIPWSAGGSTDLTARALAPILEKNLGVPFQPVNRTGGGGAVGHGAIAQGRPDGYTIGIITLEVILPPWVAQTKIDAEQFTPISLLVLNPVAIVVRKDAPWRSVQELIADIKQNPGKYKASGTAKWGSYDFARLGFLKTIGAKENALPWVPSQGAAAALQELIAGGVNVAFTAIGEASALVKSGEARFLAFMTDKRFSTFPEVPTLKEVGVDWTFASFLMAAAPKYTLPSVVDVLDKAFAKAVQDPEFVRFMNNANLVINHLDRKASLAFLQERTRAMQQIVQELELKF from the coding sequence ATGAAACGTTGGTGGATGTTTGCGATGGTTTTGTTGCTGATAAGTGGACTGGGGCTGGCCCAGCGCTACCCGACTCGCCCGGTGTCGCTGATTATTCCCTGGTCGGCGGGCGGCTCGACCGACCTTACCGCCAGGGCCCTGGCCCCCATCCTGGAGAAGAACCTGGGGGTGCCCTTCCAGCCGGTCAACCGCACCGGTGGGGGTGGGGCGGTAGGCCACGGAGCCATCGCCCAGGGCCGCCCGGACGGCTATACCATCGGCATTATCACCCTGGAAGTCATCCTGCCCCCCTGGGTGGCCCAGACCAAGATTGACGCCGAGCAGTTCACCCCCATCTCGCTTCTGGTGCTGAACCCGGTGGCCATTGTGGTGCGCAAGGACGCTCCGTGGCGCAGCGTGCAGGAGCTCATCGCCGACATCAAGCAAAACCCCGGCAAGTACAAAGCCTCCGGCACCGCCAAGTGGGGCTCCTACGACTTTGCCCGGCTGGGCTTCCTCAAAACCATCGGGGCCAAGGAGAACGCCCTGCCCTGGGTGCCCTCGCAGGGGGCCGCCGCCGCCCTGCAAGAGCTCATCGCCGGCGGGGTGAACGTGGCCTTTACCGCCATCGGTGAAGCCAGCGCCCTGGTCAAGTCCGGCGAGGCCCGCTTCCTGGCCTTCATGACCGACAAGCGTTTTTCCACCTTCCCCGAGGTGCCCACCCTCAAAGAAGTCGGTGTAGACTGGACGTTTGCCTCCTTCCTGATGGCCGCCGCGCCCAAGTACACCCTGCCCTCGGTGGTGGACGTCCTCGACAAGGCTTTCGCCAAGGCAGTGCAAGACCCTGAGTTCGTACGCTTCATGAACAACGCCAACCTGGTCATCAACCACCTGGACCGCAAGGCCAGCCTGGCCTTCCTCCAGGAGCGCACCCGGGCCATGCAGCAGATTGTGCAGGAGCTCGAGCTCAAGTTCTAG
- a CDS encoding GntR family transcriptional regulator produces MTLHPELDALPLREQAYWRIKQLILDEEVQPNGFLSERSLADRLGMSKTPVRLAIARLEHEGYVRVSPQQGIVVLALTFEEILDYIDFRLALESFVVKGLAATPSPERAEALQAHLAEQARVVHDPESTRQELVRADMAFHRFLAALLGNRPILQALERQQEVLYRIAMRIFQRYPERREQSFAEHQALCRLIAEGRQAEAVALISQHILRIKSLLIGSEG; encoded by the coding sequence ATGACCCTGCACCCCGAACTGGACGCCCTTCCCCTGCGCGAGCAGGCCTACTGGCGCATCAAGCAGCTCATTCTGGACGAGGAAGTCCAGCCCAACGGTTTTCTCTCCGAGCGAAGCCTGGCCGATCGGCTGGGCATGAGCAAGACCCCGGTGCGGCTGGCCATCGCCCGCTTGGAACACGAAGGCTACGTGCGGGTCTCGCCGCAGCAAGGCATTGTGGTGTTGGCCCTGACCTTTGAAGAGATTCTGGATTACATAGACTTCCGGCTGGCCCTGGAGAGTTTTGTGGTCAAGGGGCTGGCCGCGACCCCCAGCCCTGAGCGGGCAGAGGCCCTGCAGGCCCATCTCGCCGAACAGGCCCGGGTGGTGCACGACCCCGAAAGCACCCGCCAAGAGCTAGTTCGTGCGGATATGGCCTTTCACCGCTTCTTGGCCGCCCTCTTGGGCAACCGGCCCATCCTGCAGGCCTTGGAGCGCCAGCAGGAGGTGCTCTACCGCATCGCCATGCGCATCTTCCAGAGGTATCCCGAGCGGCGAGAGCAGAGCTTTGCCGAGCACCAGGCCCTTTGCCGCCTGATCGCCGAGGGGCGGCAGGCCGAGGCGGTGGCCCTGATCAGCCAGCACATTCTGCGGATTAAGTCTCTTCTTATCGGCTCCGAGGGCTAA
- a CDS encoding LacI family DNA-binding transcriptional regulator, with product MPSILDVAKRAGVAPTTAKRAINEPHLLAPATLERVRKAIEELGYEPDQVAGGLRRGRTRTLGLMVGNIIEPFFASLTRSVAREARARGYALMVADSEYDSSLELQNLRLFRGQRVSGLIIRSAFGSPNLDYLKQMQARGTYILEIDHFYPDSPFSYVMLDGRQCVFEGVRYLYELGHRRIATLGDYHPVLTPDERSKVFPEAMQAVGLSPNPAYQRVIERSEEAAYRLTLELMRLPEPPTALFSLTGSEAAGAFRALRELGLRIPQDVSLLTFDNYSWTSLVTPPLDVIEQPVEEMGRAAVEIVLDAVEDQTLDKVVRRRFPGRLILRGSCAPPGGDSVG from the coding sequence GTGCCCAGCATCCTCGATGTCGCCAAACGCGCAGGGGTTGCCCCCACCACCGCCAAGCGGGCCATCAACGAGCCCCACCTGCTGGCCCCGGCCACCCTCGAGCGGGTGCGCAAGGCCATCGAGGAGCTCGGCTATGAGCCCGACCAGGTGGCCGGCGGGCTGCGGCGGGGCCGCACCCGCACCCTGGGGCTGATGGTGGGCAACATCATCGAGCCCTTCTTCGCCAGCCTGACCCGCAGCGTGGCCCGGGAGGCCCGGGCCCGCGGCTACGCCCTGATGGTCGCCGACAGCGAGTACGACTCGAGCCTCGAGCTGCAAAACCTGCGGCTCTTCCGCGGCCAGCGGGTGAGCGGCCTGATCATCCGCTCGGCCTTTGGCTCGCCCAACCTCGACTACCTCAAGCAGATGCAGGCCCGGGGCACCTACATCCTCGAGATCGACCACTTCTACCCCGATAGCCCCTTCAGCTACGTCATGCTGGACGGGCGGCAGTGCGTGTTTGAGGGGGTGCGCTATCTCTATGAGCTGGGCCACCGGCGAATTGCCACCCTGGGCGACTACCACCCCGTCCTCACCCCCGACGAGCGCTCAAAGGTCTTCCCCGAGGCCATGCAGGCGGTGGGCCTCTCGCCCAACCCGGCCTACCAGCGGGTCATCGAGCGCAGCGAGGAGGCGGCCTACCGGCTCACCCTGGAGCTGATGCGCCTGCCCGAGCCCCCCACCGCCCTTTTCTCCCTCACCGGCAGCGAGGCCGCGGGGGCCTTTAGGGCCCTGAGGGAGCTGGGCCTGCGCATTCCCCAGGACGTCTCCCTTCTCACCTTCGACAACTACTCCTGGACTTCCTTGGTCACCCCGCCCCTGGACGTGATCGAGCAGCCGGTGGAGGAGATGGGCCGGGCGGCGGTGGAAATTGTCCTGGACGCGGTGGAAGACCAGACCCTGGACAAGGTGGTGCGGCGGCGCTTCCCTGGGCGGCTCATCCTTAGGGGAAGCTGTGCGCCGCCGGGGGGGGATTCGGTGGGCTGA
- a CDS encoding ribulokinase: MKPLALGLDYGTESARAVLIELESGAELATAVEPYPHGVLERALPSGRPLPPLYALHHPGDYLEVTRRLLARMGAEALRHGEVVGIGLDATASSPLPTDAEGTPLALKEAFANEPHAYLKLWKHHAAEPYAQAINRAAPPFLQMYGGKTSAEWSLAKAWEVLAEAPRVWEATARWIEVGDWLVWQLCGAEVRSACQAGYKAHWQPTGYPKPEALAALESALVGWLERLAPPHPVGQRAGGLRPGWATEGLPAGTPVAVAVIDAHAAVPGVGIGAPGAMVAILGTSSCHLALSPEARAVPGIAGVVPDGILPGFYGYECGQPATGDMLAWWVRTLAWAGGASEAALFERLNQALGARGAPSGLLALDWWNGCRTPRMDAGLKGVLSGLRLDTDPAQVYQALVEASAFGTRLVKETLERAVGPLERVVATGGLSRSPAILQIYANVLGTPIEASPAPQASARGAALYGALAAGFPLPPAPPPRVFYPDGQSGDYQALYREYLALADFFGLAFQSKEVPLS, from the coding sequence ATGAAACCCCTGGCGCTAGGACTGGACTACGGCACTGAGTCGGCCCGGGCAGTGCTGATTGAGCTGGAGAGCGGCGCCGAGTTGGCCACGGCGGTGGAGCCCTACCCCCACGGCGTGCTGGAGCGAGCCCTGCCCTCGGGCCGCCCCCTGCCCCCGCTGTACGCCCTGCACCACCCGGGGGACTACCTGGAGGTAACCCGGCGGCTCCTGGCGCGGATGGGGGCCGAGGCCCTGCGACACGGGGAAGTGGTGGGCATCGGCCTAGACGCCACCGCCTCGAGCCCCCTCCCCACCGACGCCGAGGGAACTCCCCTGGCCCTCAAGGAGGCCTTCGCCAATGAGCCCCACGCCTACCTAAAGCTCTGGAAGCACCACGCCGCCGAGCCCTACGCCCAGGCCATCAACCGGGCCGCCCCCCCGTTTTTGCAGATGTACGGCGGCAAGACCAGCGCGGAGTGGTCGCTGGCCAAGGCCTGGGAGGTGCTGGCCGAGGCCCCTCGGGTCTGGGAGGCCACCGCCCGCTGGATTGAGGTGGGGGACTGGTTGGTCTGGCAGCTTTGCGGGGCCGAGGTGCGCTCGGCCTGCCAGGCCGGCTACAAGGCCCACTGGCAGCCCACGGGCTACCCCAAGCCGGAGGCCCTGGCGGCGCTGGAGTCGGCCCTGGTGGGCTGGCTCGAGCGGCTGGCCCCACCCCACCCGGTGGGGCAGCGGGCCGGGGGGCTCAGGCCCGGGTGGGCCACCGAGGGCCTCCCGGCGGGTACCCCGGTGGCGGTGGCGGTCATTGACGCCCACGCCGCGGTGCCGGGGGTGGGGATCGGGGCCCCGGGGGCCATGGTGGCCATTTTGGGCACCTCGAGCTGCCACCTGGCCCTAAGCCCCGAGGCCCGGGCGGTGCCCGGCATCGCCGGCGTCGTGCCCGATGGAATCCTTCCGGGCTTCTACGGCTACGAATGCGGCCAGCCCGCCACCGGGGACATGCTGGCCTGGTGGGTGCGCACCTTAGCCTGGGCCGGCGGGGCCTCCGAGGCGGCCCTATTTGAGCGGCTCAACCAGGCCCTGGGGGCGCGCGGGGCCCCCTCGGGCCTGCTGGCCCTGGACTGGTGGAACGGCTGCCGCACCCCGCGCATGGACGCGGGCCTCAAGGGGGTGCTGAGCGGCCTCCGGCTGGACACCGACCCAGCGCAGGTCTACCAGGCCCTGGTGGAGGCCAGCGCCTTCGGCACCCGGCTGGTCAAGGAGACCCTCGAGCGGGCTGTGGGCCCGCTGGAGCGGGTGGTGGCCACAGGGGGGCTCTCCCGCTCCCCGGCCATCTTGCAAATCTACGCCAATGTCCTAGGAACCCCCATAGAAGCAAGCCCCGCCCCCCAGGCCTCGGCCCGTGGAGCAGCCCTTTATGGGGCCCTGGCCGCCGGCTTTCCCCTGCCGCCCGCCCCGCCCCCCCGGGTCTTCTACCCCGATGGGCAAAGCGGGGACTACCAGGCGCTCTACCGCGAATACCTGGCATTGGCCGACTTCTTCGGCCTGGCTTTTCAATCGAAGGAGGTGCCCCTGTCCTGA
- a CDS encoding sugar ABC transporter substrate-binding protein produces MRLWKFLALALGLGSLALAQTTITIATVNNPDMITMQKLTPEFEKANPGIKVNWVVLPENELRQKVTTDIATNAGSYDVLTIGTYEAPIWGKNGWLVEMTGLPASYDLEDIIKPVRAGLSYQGKLYALPFYAESSMLYYRKDLFAAKRLTVPAQPTWTQAINWAKTLHNPSGGVYGICLRGLPGWGENMAFITTLVNTYGGRWFDENWRPQLTSPEWKQAIGQYVELVTKYGPPGVTGNGFTENLTLMSEGKCAMWIDATVAAGYLANPKTSKVADKIGFAKAPVATTPNGSHWLWSWALAIPKSSKKVEAAKTFITWATSKEYIALVGRTQGWVSAPPGTRYSTYNNPEYQKAAPFAKVVLDSINTADPTRPTLKPVPYTGIQFVGIPEFQAIGTQVGQFIAGIVAGRTSLDAGLAQAQAAVEKIMKEAGYLK; encoded by the coding sequence ATGCGCTTGTGGAAATTTTTAGCCCTGGCTCTGGGGCTCGGCTCGCTGGCCCTGGCCCAGACCACCATCACCATCGCCACCGTTAACAACCCCGACATGATCACCATGCAGAAGCTGACCCCGGAGTTCGAGAAGGCCAACCCGGGCATCAAGGTCAACTGGGTGGTGCTGCCCGAAAACGAGCTGCGCCAGAAGGTGACCACCGATATCGCCACCAACGCCGGCTCCTACGACGTTCTGACCATCGGCACCTACGAGGCCCCTATCTGGGGCAAGAACGGCTGGCTGGTGGAGATGACCGGGCTGCCCGCCTCGTACGACCTCGAGGACATCATCAAGCCAGTGCGGGCCGGGCTTTCCTACCAGGGCAAGCTCTACGCCCTGCCCTTCTACGCCGAGAGCTCCATGCTCTACTACCGCAAAGACCTCTTTGCCGCCAAACGCCTCACCGTTCCCGCCCAGCCCACCTGGACCCAGGCCATCAACTGGGCCAAGACCCTGCACAACCCGAGCGGCGGGGTCTACGGCATCTGCCTGCGGGGCCTGCCCGGCTGGGGTGAGAACATGGCCTTCATCACCACCCTGGTCAACACCTACGGCGGACGCTGGTTCGACGAGAACTGGCGCCCCCAGCTCACCAGCCCAGAGTGGAAGCAAGCCATCGGGCAGTACGTGGAGCTGGTCACCAAGTACGGCCCTCCCGGCGTAACCGGCAACGGCTTCACCGAGAACCTGACCCTGATGTCGGAAGGCAAGTGCGCCATGTGGATTGACGCCACCGTGGCCGCGGGCTACCTGGCCAACCCCAAGACCTCCAAAGTGGCCGACAAGATCGGCTTCGCCAAAGCCCCGGTGGCCACCACCCCCAACGGCTCGCACTGGTTGTGGAGCTGGGCCTTGGCCATCCCCAAGTCCAGCAAGAAGGTGGAGGCAGCCAAGACCTTCATCACCTGGGCCACCTCCAAGGAGTACATCGCCCTGGTAGGCCGCACCCAGGGCTGGGTCTCGGCCCCTCCGGGCACCCGCTACTCCACCTACAACAACCCCGAGTACCAGAAGGCCGCCCCCTTCGCCAAGGTGGTGCTGGACTCCATCAACACCGCCGACCCCACCCGGCCCACCCTGAAGCCGGTGCCCTACACCGGAATCCAGTTCGTGGGCATCCCCGAGTTCCAGGCCATCGGCACCCAGGTGGGCCAGTTCATCGCGGGCATCGTGGCCGGCCGCACCAGCCTGGACGCCGGGCTGGCCCAGGCCCAGGCTGCGGTGGAGAAGATCATGAAGGAGGCCGGCTACCTCAAGTAG
- a CDS encoding carbohydrate ABC transporter permease: MTHSPPLRRYSLRPNTFWLLAPAILLLVVWTQIPFVLTIYHSFRRFNLLNPERQGFVGLENFHSQLTDPIFWTAVQNTLVLVGSVLAITVLLGLVLAVLFYQDFPGRALARTLVISPFFVMPVVSALIWKNMLMHPVYGLFAWIAQRLGQEPIDWLATYPMQSIVLMVSWQWTPFAMLLILTGLQSLSKEQLEAAKIDGANAWQEFRYIIVPHLAQTLSVVVMLETIFLLTIFAEIYASTSGGPGLATTTLPYLIYLKAFGEYRIGVAAAGAVFAVILANIVAIFVLRMIGRNLQGGRT; this comes from the coding sequence ATGACCCATAGCCCCCCCCTCAGACGTTATAGCCTGCGGCCCAACACCTTTTGGCTGCTGGCCCCGGCCATCCTGCTGCTGGTGGTCTGGACGCAGATTCCCTTCGTCCTCACCATCTACCACTCCTTCCGCCGCTTCAACCTGCTCAACCCCGAGCGGCAGGGCTTCGTAGGCCTGGAGAACTTCCACTCCCAGCTCACCGACCCCATCTTCTGGACTGCGGTGCAGAACACCTTGGTGCTGGTGGGCTCGGTGCTGGCCATCACGGTGCTCTTGGGGCTGGTGCTGGCGGTGCTCTTCTACCAGGACTTCCCGGGCCGGGCCCTGGCCCGCACCCTGGTCATCTCGCCCTTCTTCGTGATGCCGGTGGTCTCGGCCCTGATCTGGAAGAACATGCTGATGCACCCGGTCTACGGGCTTTTCGCCTGGATCGCCCAGCGCTTAGGCCAGGAACCCATAGACTGGCTGGCCACCTACCCCATGCAGTCCATCGTGCTGATGGTCTCCTGGCAGTGGACGCCCTTCGCCATGCTGCTCATCCTGACCGGGCTGCAGTCGCTCTCCAAGGAGCAGCTCGAGGCCGCCAAGATTGACGGGGCCAACGCCTGGCAGGAGTTCCGCTACATCATCGTGCCCCACCTGGCCCAGACCCTCAGCGTGGTGGTGATGCTCGAGACCATCTTCCTGCTCACCATCTTCGCCGAAATCTACGCCTCCACCTCGGGCGGGCCGGGCCTGGCCACCACCACCCTGCCCTACCTCATCTACCTCAAGGCCTTTGGCGAGTACCGCATCGGGGTGGCCGCGGCGGGAGCGGTCTTCGCGGTGATCCTGGCCAACATCGTGGCCATCTTCGTGCTGCGCATGATCGGGCGCAACCTGCAAGGGGGTCGCACATGA
- a CDS encoding carbohydrate ABC transporter permease, producing the protein MSARRVRWELTLLAYLAAGLMFFPIFWLFLTGFKSEAEAIAIPPRLFFPPTLESIQEALTRSDYGAHFLNSVISALGSTLLALLLAVPAAYAMAFYPTPRTQGTLLWMISTKMMPPVGVIIPVYLIFRDLRWLDNVWALALMYTVMNLPVVVWTLYAYFREVPHEIMEAARVDGASTAQEMLRVLLPVSGPAIASAALLSIILAWNETFWSLNLTAAQASPLSVYVASFKTAEGLFWAKMSAASMIAILPVLVMGWLAQRQLVRGLTFGAIK; encoded by the coding sequence ATGAGCGCACGACGCGTCCGCTGGGAGCTGACCCTGCTGGCCTACTTGGCCGCGGGTCTCATGTTCTTCCCCATCTTCTGGCTCTTCCTCACCGGGTTTAAAAGCGAGGCCGAGGCCATCGCCATCCCACCCCGGCTTTTCTTCCCGCCCACCCTGGAGAGCATCCAGGAGGCCCTAACCCGCAGCGACTACGGGGCCCACTTCCTCAACTCGGTCATCTCCGCCCTGGGCTCCACCCTGCTGGCCCTGCTGCTGGCCGTCCCGGCGGCCTACGCCATGGCCTTCTACCCCACCCCCCGCACCCAGGGCACCCTCCTTTGGATGATCAGCACCAAGATGATGCCGCCGGTGGGGGTGATCATCCCGGTCTACCTGATCTTCCGCGACCTGCGCTGGTTGGACAACGTCTGGGCCCTGGCCCTGATGTACACCGTGATGAACCTGCCGGTGGTGGTCTGGACGCTCTACGCCTATTTCCGCGAGGTGCCCCACGAGATCATGGAGGCCGCCCGGGTGGACGGGGCCAGCACCGCCCAGGAGATGCTGCGGGTGCTGCTGCCGGTCTCGGGGCCGGCCATCGCCTCGGCGGCCCTCTTGAGCATCATCCTGGCCTGGAACGAGACCTTCTGGAGCCTCAACCTAACCGCAGCCCAGGCCTCTCCCCTATCGGTCTACGTGGCCTCCTTCAAGACCGCCGAGGGCCTCTTCTGGGCCAAGATGTCGGCGGCCTCGATGATCGCCATCCTGCCGGTGTTGGTGATGGGCTGGCTGGCCCAGCGGCAGTTGGTGCGGGGCCTGACCTTTGGAGCCATCAAATGA